A genomic region of Alicyclobacillus sp. SO9 contains the following coding sequences:
- a CDS encoding RidA family protein, with protein MQTVKTDLAPQAIGPYSQAVVTGNTIYASGQIGLRPDGSLVTGSIEDEVLQVLENVDAILTAAGVSRASVVKTTIFMTDLANFEKVNQVYGNFFGDHRPARSTVQVAALPKGAQVEIEVMAVS; from the coding sequence GTGCAAACGGTTAAGACAGATTTAGCGCCACAAGCAATCGGTCCATATTCGCAGGCAGTTGTCACAGGAAATACGATTTACGCGTCGGGTCAAATTGGATTGCGGCCAGACGGCTCGTTGGTCACGGGCTCAATTGAGGATGAGGTTTTGCAGGTGCTGGAAAATGTAGACGCCATTCTAACGGCCGCAGGAGTCAGCCGCGCAAGCGTTGTAAAGACGACCATCTTTATGACAGACCTAGCGAATTTTGAGAAGGTCAACCAAGTGTACGGCAATTTTTTTGGCGACCATCGTCCAGCTCGGTCTACCGTCCAAGTTGCCGCTTTGCCCAAAGGTGCTCAGGTGGAAATTGAAGTGATGGCAGTATCTTGA
- the spoVG gene encoding septation regulator SpoVG, whose product MQITDVRLRKVNSEGRMKAIASVTFDAEFVVHDIRVIDGNNGMFVAMPSKKTPDGEFRDIAHPISSATRQKIQEAVLTEYERADDDAQEQPSA is encoded by the coding sequence ATGCAAATCACGGACGTACGGCTTCGCAAAGTTAACAGTGAGGGACGTATGAAGGCAATTGCTTCCGTCACTTTTGACGCCGAGTTTGTAGTGCACGACATCCGGGTAATTGACGGAAATAACGGAATGTTCGTTGCAATGCCAAGCAAAAAGACTCCCGACGGGGAGTTTCGGGATATCGCGCATCCGATTTCATCTGCTACACGCCAGAAGATTCAAGAAGCTGTTTTGACTGAATATGAGCGCGCGGATGACGATGCACAGGAGCAGCCCAGCGCGTAG
- the glmU gene encoding bifunctional UDP-N-acetylglucosamine diphosphorylase/glucosamine-1-phosphate N-acetyltransferase GlmU, with the protein MGRCAVVLAAGLGTRMKSNKHKVLHEVAGKPMILHILDELQKLHLSQCIVVVGQARESVMEAVGNRAEFAIQDEQLGTAHAVQTAVPLLSPDADSTLVLYGDAPLVRAETMEKLFSLQEQQNAAAVVLTAQVEDPTGLGRIVKDSEGEIAKIVEEKDADPEERRISEINSGIYAFSTQDLISSLKSIGNQNVQAEYYLTDTVDILRRQQRKVLSHCVEDASEIASVNNRQQLAEVESLFRKKLNQHWMMEGVTMLHPETTYIDADVQLERDTVLYPGTYLQGTTKIGENCTIGPNSRLFDAIIERDSKIEQSVVLESTVHSGVSVGPFAYIRPGSEIGSGAKVGDFVEIKKSKLGAGTKVSHLAYLGDAQIGANVNVGCGVITVNYDGESKHQTLVGDNSFIGSNANLIAPVRIGDGAYVTAGSTITDDVPGDGFAIARARQTTKEDYVEQWKQKKHQERHNSNPGGM; encoded by the coding sequence GTGGGCAGATGTGCCGTCGTTTTAGCAGCAGGACTCGGAACAAGGATGAAGTCAAACAAGCACAAGGTACTGCACGAAGTGGCTGGCAAGCCGATGATATTACATATCCTTGATGAATTGCAAAAACTGCATCTCAGTCAATGTATTGTCGTAGTCGGGCAGGCCCGTGAAAGTGTGATGGAGGCCGTGGGAAATCGCGCCGAATTTGCAATCCAGGATGAGCAATTGGGAACGGCGCACGCGGTTCAAACAGCAGTGCCGCTGCTTTCCCCGGATGCTGATTCTACGCTGGTGCTGTATGGCGACGCCCCCTTGGTTCGCGCAGAGACGATGGAGAAACTGTTTTCTCTGCAGGAGCAGCAAAACGCTGCTGCCGTCGTATTGACTGCACAAGTCGAGGATCCAACCGGATTGGGACGAATTGTAAAGGACAGCGAAGGCGAAATTGCAAAAATTGTCGAAGAGAAAGACGCTGACCCTGAAGAGCGAAGGATTTCGGAGATAAACAGCGGTATTTACGCGTTTTCCACTCAAGACCTGATTTCTTCACTCAAATCTATTGGAAACCAGAATGTACAAGCGGAGTACTACCTGACCGATACGGTAGATATTTTGCGCCGTCAGCAGCGAAAAGTTTTGTCCCATTGTGTCGAAGACGCGTCTGAGATTGCCAGTGTCAACAACCGGCAACAGTTGGCAGAAGTTGAATCGCTGTTTCGCAAGAAATTAAATCAGCACTGGATGATGGAAGGCGTCACAATGTTGCATCCAGAGACCACCTACATTGACGCTGACGTACAGCTTGAACGAGATACGGTACTGTATCCAGGAACATACCTCCAAGGTACAACAAAAATCGGCGAAAATTGCACAATTGGGCCTAATTCACGTTTGTTTGATGCAATTATTGAGAGAGATTCAAAAATAGAACAGTCGGTAGTTTTGGAGAGTACTGTCCATTCCGGTGTCAGCGTGGGTCCGTTCGCCTATATCCGTCCGGGCAGTGAAATTGGCTCGGGTGCGAAAGTCGGAGACTTTGTTGAAATCAAAAAATCGAAGCTGGGCGCGGGAACAAAGGTGAGTCATCTGGCCTATTTAGGCGACGCACAGATTGGTGCCAACGTGAATGTTGGGTGCGGTGTAATTACGGTGAACTACGATGGAGAGTCTAAGCACCAGACGCTTGTGGGAGACAACAGTTTCATTGGGTCTAACGCCAACCTGATTGCTCCTGTTCGAATTGGGGATGGTGCATATGTGACAGCGGGATCGACCATTACAGACGATGTCCCCGGCGACGGATTCGCAATCGCCCGAGCACGTCAGACAACCAAAGAAGATTATGTAGAACAATGGAAGCAAAAGAAACACCAGGAACGGCATAATTCCAATCCAGGAGGAATGTAG